One Vicia villosa cultivar HV-30 ecotype Madison, WI linkage group LG5, Vvil1.0, whole genome shotgun sequence genomic window, TTATTCATTTTAGCATATATTGGTTAATCAATTCTGGGCACTGACCTTGTAGACATTTGCTCATTCCAAAAAGCAAACTACAAAAAAACAAACAGTATCTCATGGGCTCATGACTTCTATTCATAATATAATGTTTTGTCCTTGATTATATATATCACTTTATGAAATCCTTTTCAGGTTAACAAGAAAGTGTCGAAGCACTGCAAGCAGATTCTGGCTATAGAAGAACAGGTATCCCCCTGTCCTCTGGATATTTGACTCCTGCTCTGTCATTTAGCATGATGATTGAAAATTTGTTATGAATTTTCCACTGTTTATTGAGgaacaattttttctttttgaatttgaatggagttCATGATGGGAATGCTATATGAAACGTTCTACTATGATCAGTGGGCtttttctttcttcaaagatagtTATTGGGCAAAAcctcttgtttgatttttttagcaCTTCCTATAGGTCAATTCTGCCAAATCTGTAGAAAAGAATCTTAAAGCATTAAAAGCTAAACTTGGTGACGAAGAAGTACAGGAGAAGACACTTGAGACCCAATTGGTTGAAAGGCAAAGCAAAGGTACATTTTTGTGCAAGCAAGCAAAGCTGGTACTCCATTTCCTAATTGGCGGTGTAATGTTGTAAGCAGTAatgatatttttatgaaaatattctaCTGAAACTGTTTGCAAATTACCTGGTAATGTGGCATGatttttatcaaattattattattattattattattattattattattattattattattattattattattattattattattattattatctttaaaaGAAAACCCGTTTGCTGACTTGTAAGCAGGCATATATGCTATGTTATTTTGTAATGATTTCTATGAAAATACTTTAATGCTTTATAGCAATGCTCTTTAAACGTGTGTTGTATTAGTATGTGTGTTTGTTTTCCCTTCATCTTATTATGCTTGTTTGTCCCTCCTTAGTTGAGCATATTGAAGggttgaagaagcagttggaaaaaaaatacaatattgtGATGGAGGAAGGATCTAAATTAATAAGCAATAAAAAATCAGAGGTGGAATCAAAGAGATCTGAGATTGAAACTAGAGAGAGAGATGTTGAGAATGTGTTATCAAAGGTATCTTTTATTTGTAAAGAAAACATTACTTATTATTTGAATacttaatatttttgaaatcgtAACTAGTATTCCATAGGCACTTGCTTTCGTTTTCTTTCATGATAATAAAGCAAGGAATGCGATGAACAAATAAATTGTTATTTCTTGTCCACAATTGACAGGTGGATGCTGTAAACAGTAAAATTACTTCAGTAAAAGAATCTTCAGCAGTTAAAAAGGAtgaattggatagtacgagaaGAGAGGTAGTCGAAGCGGTATGTGacattttatcttctttttgAAGCCTATGTCAGTTGCAGGTTGCAAATTTCACATTAATTTTACCTTTAACTTTAATTTGGGTAAATCGATTCTATGTTGCTATTAGTGTTATCATGTCAAATGTGCTCCAATCCTTGTTCTCCGCACTGGTGCACTGCCATATAAATGTTGATTGTCAATTTGAATGATGATTATTGCATTCCTTATTGTGATAGTGAACAAGAAATAACCTAATTGTTATGTATGGGTTGTTGCAGTTCCGTAAGTATTGCCACAAGTTTGCACGGGTCGCTGAATCTGCGCCAAAGTTCGCTGGATTTGACAATTTGGTTTCAATTTAATATGGGCCAGACTTGGCTTCAAATTTGTAGCACGTTATCATCAAAACCCTGGTAGAATCATAGAGCAATTTATTTTCCTTAATTAAGGCAAAGGTGTAAAGATATATATAGCTGTTATGCTTGAAGGATGCTCAAATTATTGTATATATAACTGCATTCCAACATAGACACTACATGAAATGCTTTTTAGGTTTGTCTTCCTCACCTCAGCTGCTGATATCGCCATGACATAGGATTCAGGACTCACACTTTTAGTTGATGATGTACTAAGATTTGTTTTCATAAGCTTCCCGTGACAGGCACAGCTATAAAGAAAATTATATGGAGCTCATTGCAGAGTTTTCCCTCTTTTACCCTTTCGTTGTAGAAATGAATTGTACATAGACACTCATATATGTTTGAGTTGTTTATCCAAACGCCTTCTAAATTGAAAATTGACTATCACATATAAAAGCCAAAGGAAAGGTATAGGTTCAGGCACTGTTACCACattactattttaaataaaactacatatattttgtgaaaatattcttagtaattttgaaaattaatatataaataatagtattaaataataatgaaatgaatttgataattttataagAAAACCATTGAACtgctaaataattaattttaaaataaaccacgaataaataaagaaatagtttattttatatatatatatatatatatatatatatatataaattatttggaaataaaaattatatgtatTTGACGAACTAACATTATAAAAAAGTTATAtgtattttgtaaataaaaatagcaaatattaattatttggaaaattttaataataatttttatttttaaatatattaatttttaatttaataattaaactgTATATTTTCGaaacattatttttaatttcattttctatATTCAAATTATATAATCCAACTCAAATTCAAAATAGAAATTTTAGGTTAGCTTATTATTACGCTATGATATATTATATCCTTTATCTTCTCTGCTCTATTCTAGcgaatttattttgtttaaacaaCAACACTCTTGATTTCCTTTCATGTTTTCTCCCCCTGAAGCGCGCATCTTTCTCTATTATCAATAACCTACTCTGAGATGTCTATGCTATCACCACTACCATCTTGCTTCAACCTTCGAAACCAACCATGGCTTCCATCTTCACTATTGCTCAAACCTTGTTTACTCCCAAACCTTCGATTCTACTCTCACCGCAACAAGAAGAATCTAACATCTTTCTCTGTTTCCGCTCAATCTTCAGCTTTCGACCTTTCTCCACCCCCTATCGACCATGATTTCCTGGTAATTTCTTACACTTCACAActattgtttttaatttaataataatttattcaatttgCTTAAGGTAACTGGTAAGGAGCTGGAAATTCATATAAATAAGTAGAATTTTTGGATTCTGATTGCCTGATTGTTCAATTATTATCTATACCGATGCAGGACACTGTCGAAACTGCCGGCGCCGAGGTTTCTGAGGAAGGAATAATTGAAACATTTCGTAATGATGAAGAAGCACTCGATGCCGCAGACAATGGAGTTGTTGTATGTATTCTATTTTGTTATATAGGCTCATTACTATGTTGTTAGATAATGGATTTAGtcgttttattaatttaattttcaatggAATCTAATGGTATAGGTTGTGGATCTTTCACACTTCGGCCGGATAAGAGGTACTTGCTTTTCCACATTAGAACAAATGCATTCACTGatgttttcttaatttttaacacTAACTTTTCGGATAACTCGAAATACAGTCAGTGGAGATGACCGCGTTAAGTTCCTTCACAACCAGAGCACTGCAAACTTTGAAAGTCTACAAGCAGGGCAAGTACGTGGAAGAATGTAGCATCATTGGAATGCatttatgttttatttacaaTTTCGAGTTCTTGTCAATTCATTTTTATATTTCATACTATAATACAGGATTAAGTAATAGGATATCTAACTGAAATCCCTAGGGATGTGACACCGTTTTTGTAACACCAACAGCTCGAACTATAGATATTGCACATGCATGGATCATGGTAATTTTCTTTTCATCCCTCTTTCAAAATTCGTTTGTACTTGTCTTCTCTACAATGTAATAATACCTTAACTTAGATTTTTCTGACCATATTCTATTGTTGCTGTGACAGAAAAGTGCAATAACTTTAGTGGTTTCGCCAGAGACTTGTAGGACCATTACTGAAATGCTGAACAAGTAGGTAACATCTTGTATATCGTATTATAAGGATACAGATGTTAAACTGAAAATAAGATAAAGAACAAATAATTGTCATTCCTGATGAATATTATCAAATAAATCAACTGATTCTTTTACATGGAATGATTTCAAGGTACATATTTTTTGCTGATAAGGTAGAGATTCAAGACATCACTAAGAAAACCAGCTTATTTGTTTTGGTGGGACCCAAAAGTGGCCAGGTAAGAGAAATTATCATACATACTTCGTTTTGAGAATGACAAAATTGTTAATTTTCAATATAATGATACGGACAGGTGATGGAGAACTTGAACCTAGGCGATCTTGTTGGAAAACCGTATGGTACTCATCAACATTTTTATGTAAGTTTGACACCATACTAGTTATTTTCTTGTGAGTAATTACAAGTTTCCTTGCTTATCATCAGTTTCTCTCTACAAGATATATCTGGTTATGTATGTTTGATACTGACTGCATACTTATGTCTATCTGCCTCAACCTTTCTTATATTTTAACAAAAGCTCCTTACTTGCTCAACCACGTCTTGTTTCTCATGGATACTTCCCTACAGTAAGAAAGACATCGATAATATATTATGATAGTTGTTTTTGGAAacgttttcctttattttatggttGCCTCTTTTATGGCCTCTTTTATTGTGGGAGGGAAAACACATGGAGAGCCTACTGAGTTTATAGCAATACCTTGTCCATTTCCTATGTAGACTTAATGAGTTTCAGGCAAGGAGACAAAATCAACTAGGCTGGAGGCCTCTGGTGTGACATGGTATCAGTTAGAGAAACTAACTCCAACTGATTAGAAGCATCTAGAATTAACTCCAATAAACAGTtgcaactaactaactaactacatCACATAGTAAACTATCTCTAACAAACTTAAGTTAAATATAGACAACTTTCAAAGCAGTAGAATTTCAACAGCAATACCAAGCATTGCTATCTCCCTTTTTAACTCTTTTCCTATTAGGTAAAAAGCTTAAAGATCCACATTATCTGTTAATATTGTGAAAATTTTCTCAAATATATATGTTGTAATTTTAGGTTGATGAGCAGCCTATAACTATAGGAGTTGGAAATATCATTTCTGAAGGTGGTTTTTCATTGATGATGTCTCCAGCAGCTGCTCCATCTGTCTGGAAAGCTATTCTTGCTCAAGGGGCTGTTGCAATGGGTTCtaatgcttggaataaattaagGGTTATCCAAGGTACAAAGTTGTTTAGATTAGGTGACAATTGTATGCATATGTCTTCTagttatttccttttatttttcttaaagatattatttacttttttttttatgtggCAATGTGTTATTTTAGTCATGCATTTGGTAGAAACTAGATCAAACTAAGTGTAAAAATGAGATACGCATGCTGCATTATTCAACCGCCAAAACTGATTACAGTGTATTTAAAATGGAACATGCAGAGATGTCTTAAGAACAATTTTGGATGCTGTGTAATCTATTATACATAACAATATTTTCTGCAATTAGGCATTTTATGTATTTACCGTGCAATTATAATTGTTGTAACTTATGATTATTCTGTATTAATAGTGGAGAGTGAGTCATGTTAATGGAATGAATGTTTCTTTATAGGCCTATGATACATGGTTTGCCTCAAAAAGTTGGCTATTACTAAAAGTGAGCATTAGGACATCACATTATTTTGCCTTGATGTTAGTGACTTGATGTTCAACATGATTTTTCTGGTGTAAGATATGTTTCAAGTCCATGAAGGACTTTAGTGATAGAAGAATAACCCGTGTTCATACTACAAAGATCACTAAgcatataatatttgtttttgaAGTTGAAAGCCTTATATAGTGAAACCGGACAAAACATTAACTCTGATTTTGATTGTAACTTGACTTCACAGGAAGGCCTGCTCCTGGAATGGAGCTAACAAATGAATTCAATGTCCTGGAAGCCCATCTATGGAACTCAATTTCTATAAACAAGGGTGTGTTAAGTGCTCATTTTCCACTACCAATCTGCTCAAAGTATTAAAGAGTTGCCTGCTAATAATTCCAAATTTGATTTTCTCAGGCTGTTACAAAGGTCAAGAGACTATAGCTAGGCTCATAACATACGATGGAGTCAAACAGAGGTTATGGGGATTTCATCTTTCTGCAGCCGCAGAACCTGGCAGTATTATTACAGTCGATGGGAAAAAGGTTCcataattttcttttaaaaaatgttcgcatttttattttattttcaaaactatgTCTTCTATGGTTGAAAATGTGGGTATTAGTACATACATAGCAATCCGCAGTTATAACATTAGACAAGACTCCTTTATAATGAACTTGATTCTAAGTTGAGCTATATATCTATCATTGATTTAGTTCAAAATGCACCATAATCTTAACCAAAAAAATGCAAGAGATATTATATTAACTCACTCTAAAAGACCTTTTTTACTATGACATTTATTTGGAGAAACCATCTTGTAAAATGAGTAGGCAAGCTAGTGTTAGTGATGTTGACCTACAATTAGTAATCCTACAGTTTCTTATTGAATAAGTGGATTGGCAGAAAATTAATGGTTTTCTGCAAACTGTGCAGGTTGGGAAATTGACTAGTTACACATCTGGAAGGAAGCAATCTGAACACTTTGGATTAGGCTACATCAAGAAACAAgctgtttcagaaggagacagTGTAATAGTCGGAGACAACATCAGTGGAACAGTAGTGGAAGTACCTTTTCTCTCTCGACAACGCCCACTGTCTGCTAGTTCAAATTCATGATTCCTTCCTTGGGCATGAAATGTAGACATCATCTTTATTATGCTCATGTATGTTGGTGATTTAATGATGTGAGTAGAAATGAACAAGTCCATACATAACActtgaatttctttttaaaactgtttttgaATTCTATTTTAGTCTTCTTTATCATGTTGGTGGTAAATTTATGCATTTGAATACAACTCTACTTTAGTCTTTATCTATGATTCTGAAGGTTATTAACAATAATTGTGTATATTTAAAGAATAATCACAATTCATAATAAGATATTTGAGCTCGCCAAATGAGTTGCTATATCTTATTGTATTCTTTAACCATATTACATCTAATTAATAGCCAACCATTCATTAAGACCACTTGGATCTCAATTTATAAATGGTACATTacattaaaaactatttttttttaataaaaaattgaatacaAAAACTTAACCtactttaaaatttattttcaatagaGTCAAATTAGACCTGTTAAATAAAGTCACATTTAATGACTAAATAACATCCTAGCGTTGATTCAAACAAACGTCAACTCTTTCAAGCATTTTTTTGCATTTTCTTGTAATCCAAAGTATGTCCGCAAATAATTTTGGAGACTAAAATAACTgacttaatatatattttatttgttttcaattttaattttttacttcTTGAAgtttgtatttgttttgttggagtttgtttgaaGTCTTACATTGTTTAGGGTCCCGAACTGTTGaatgtataaatatgtgagggcAATCTATTAGAGCCGGGTTAAGGACTGCAATGTGGACATTTGACTCAGACATATGCTAGGCGTGAGGGTGAGTGTTGAAATTGGTACttgtgttgttggagtttgtttgaaGTCCTACGTTGCTTAGATTCCTAGACTGTTGAACGTATGAATATGTGAGGACAACCTCACCCTTTGAGTTAACTTTTGGTATTAGAGCTTTGAGCCAACTTTTGGTTTTAGAGCAGTGTTAAATCCTGCAGTGTTGACATTTGACTCAGACCcaagataggtgtgacaatggaTGTTGAAGATGGATTTTGAATAATGGATAAATGTGCATTTACTCTTTTTATGGGTTTGTTGAGTTGACAGGGAGACTCAATTTTATTGGTAAGTGTCATTTTCTCAAATGGAATTGCCGCGTGAACATGACCGGTTCTGTTGTTTTGTTTAGAACATATTAATGAATCAAGTCAACTATACTCCAAAACCAATTCTAACACCACATGCATAAATAGACCCAAAAAAACACAAACCTTAAAACATCACAAATAGTTAGCTTTCAGACTTCATAGAGTGTCATACACATGGAGTTCATTCTTGTGCTTTTCATGATCTTTGTTGTGTCTACAAATTCAAACTCAGTAGCAGCCTCTCCCTCCACCAACAACTCTCTGTGTCCAGTTGACATGAATTATGTATTAACAGTTCCTTGGAACACCTCTACCTGTCTTACCCAAAACAAACCACAAACAAGTCTATGTTGTCAAACTTTGCTGTCACTTTTTGGTATAGCACTAGCACAAAACCTCAACAAGAATTCTCTTTTCCAACTCCCAAACCTATCTACCTCCACCTCATGCCTTCAAGACTTCCAAACTAAGCTCACTTCCCTTTCACTTCACAACGACCTCGTCTCTTCATGCTTTGATCCACTTCAATTTGTTATCACTCCTAACATCTGTGCTCGTATTCAATCTAAGCAAGATTGGTTCAGCAGCGTCGGTCCTGAATCATTGTTCAACACTTCTTGTAAACAAGACCTTAGTGTTTCTACCAACTGTGATGCATGTGTTGATCAGGGACTCAAGGTTCAAGAGAAGCTGAATCAAATTGATGGTAATAGTTCACATTCTAAAGATTGCTTTTACTTCACTATACTTTACATTGCCGGAGTTGTGAATCAGTTTGGCCCTGAAAACATCGGTGTTATGTCTTGTATTCTTGAACTGCCTCTTAACTCTCAAGTGGTTTCCAGAAAAAAGAGCCATCATGCACTTGTTTTTGGGTTAATCGGAGCTTCAGTTGCATTCATGGTTATCATGTTTTCTTTGCTTGGCTTCTATTTTTGGCACACTGGTTGGTTAAAGAGAAAAAGGACCGGTAATTTTTTAAGCCATGCTGATCCAAGGGAACAACGGTCCATCCTAAGATTTAGACCAAACACAGGGTCAATTTGGATCAAATTTGATGAACTTGTGAAGGCCACTGACaatttttcactccaaaacttTATCGGTAGAGGTGGATTTGGGATGGTTTACAAGGGGATTCTATCAGACGGCACAACTGTCGCTGTTAAAAGGATCGAAGAATCTGATTTTCAAGGGGATGATGAATTCTACACTGAAGTCGAAATTATTAGCAAGTTGAAGCACCGCAATCTAGTGCCGCTTAGAGGCTGTTGTGTGGTCGATGAGGATCATAATCAAGAACACAGAAATAGGTATCTTGTCTACGATTATATGCCTAATGGTAACCTTGAAGATCATCTCTTTCCATCCATGGTCAACGAAAACGAAAATAAATTGTTGACTTGGCCTCGAAGAAAAAACATAATCTTAGATGTGGCAATTGGGTTGGTTTATTTGCACTTTGGAGTCAAACCTGCTATTTATCATAGAGATATCAAAGCTACCAATATACTACTCGATGCGGAAATGAGAGCAAGGGTTGCAGATTTCGGACTGGCAAAAGAAAGCAGTGAAAGTAGGTCTCAGTTGAATACTAGAGTAGCCGGGACTTACGGATATCTTGCACCAGAATATGCGCTTTATGGTCAGTTAAGTGAGAAGAGTGATGTTTACAGCTTTGGTGTGGTTGTTTTGGAGGTTATGTGTGGAAGAAAAGCTCTTGAGTTGTCTTCATCAGGAACACCTAGTTTCTTGATCACGGATTGGGTTTGGTCGTTGATGAAAGCTGGAAATTTAGCAGAAGCTTTGGATGGTTCTATGTTGGTGGATGATGGGGAGTCCAATGGTAGAAATATAATGGAGAGGTTTTTGGTGGTTGGAATTTTGTGTTGTCATGTAATAGCTGATTCAAGGCCAACAATTTTGGATGCTTTGAAGATGTTAGAAGGGGACATTGAGGTTCCATCAATTCCAGATAGACCAATGACTCTTGAGAACCACATGTTTATCAATGGTGATTGAGTAGAAAAAGAACAATGAAAATTAAGATgtaaagaaaatatttatgtttatatataaaacaaaagttATGGTAGAGAAGTGGGATACAAAAAAGTATTTGTGGAAAACTATTGAACCAAGAAACTAGCCTAAATTGGAATGTAGAAAATTGCTTTAAAAGCTCAGGATGCTATTCAATAAGTACTTATTTATTACTAGTTCAATTTTGGGAATTGTTCACAAGGTTATAGACCGATTATGTTGAAAATACTTCTTTGACTCTTATTCACCTTCTTGGGGAAGAATAGGTGGACAAATCATTCTCTATTTCTTAGAACCAGTATCTTAGAAATTAAGTATTTTCACTCAAATAATTATTTtggctattatttggattcttagtttttatttttaagtgGGTGAGCCATTTTTCTTGTGCAaacaaactattttttaatttggtctaaTTGGCCGTATCAATTTGTTGATTGAGAAATATGAGTTTATTAATGttggaaaattttccaaaatatttaatttataatgaaaatgaTTAAATTCAATTGATGAATTTATGTGTTGATGTATTGGTTATGTTTTTTGTTTAATGAAAATTAGAATGTCATGAGTTATTTGTaaaattaacataataataaaTAGTCAAAAGTTACACCAGTCAAAATTTGAACTAGAAAACGTTTGGACAAATGTGTCTACCACCTAACTATTACAACATTCTAATCATTACAATATTTTTACTTTGTTTGAAAGAAAACATAAATTTAGGTAAAAGACCAAAAATTCAAAGAAAGTATCCCTTCATCAAGTGGTATGATTTCTCTATATATAGAGATGCCTTGCAAACTGAAATAAACACGGAAATTACTATCtcattcttatatttttttagtacacaagaataaataaagaaattttaTTCTGTAAAATATCATTGATCAATATGCTTAATGTGAATGTGCGGTTCATGTTAAAGTTTCcaaattattctaaaaaaaatttgCTAGATTATTCATTTGCATCCAATTTGTCTAAATTGATGGGGAGGTAGGGGAATCAAATACAACTTCTAACAATTAATAATTGAATTCTACAATCAGTTGATTTGACCTCATGAAGCTTCAGGTACCCTGAGCTTGAAAGAGGCATACTTATTCAAAACAGTCCTCTCTACTAGATTGACTTGAGAAAATCTCATTTGGAACAAGGACATCCCTCCCTCTAAAGCAACGACTGTCTGAAAATTGATGCTTAGGAAGCTCTTCACAAATGAGCAACTTAAGGCTAGAGGTTGCAATTTGGATTCTGTTTGGTCCCTTTGCAGGTTTAGTTCTGAAAACCTAGAGCATTTGTTCTTCTTTTGCAGATTTACAAGGAGGTTTTGGAATTGGTTCTGCAAAACCTTAAACTTAAATCAATCTCATGTCAGCTTAGATCATTTATGGAGGATTGGTGGAAGATCCCCTCTGTGCTCCATTGTCATAAACTTAACCATTGTCTATATTATCCCCTCAATTCTCCCTTGTCATAAACCCATCCATTCTCTACATTATCACTGGTACTTGGAGTGCTAGAAATGCATCTAGATTAAAAAAACAAATCCTCATCTCTCACGAGCACTATTGTTGGCATTAAAGCACAAGTTACATGTACAAGAAACAACACAAACTTTTGTGCAACACCAATCACggaggacttcatttttctcaaggCTTTTGACATTTCTATTTGTCCTCCTCGAGTTCCCTCTATAAAGGAGGTCATTTGGCAACCTCCTTTAAAGGGATGGCTCAAGTGCAACTCTGATGGAGCCTATTGCCATGATAATACGGTAGGTCTGGAAGCCGGGGGATTTCAGAGACTATAATGAAAATTTTATCCTTGCTTTCTCTGAGAATATTGATGGTAATTCATCTTTTCATGCTGAGCGTAGAGCGGTTATTAGAGCAAT contains:
- the LOC131603298 gene encoding putative transferase At1g60990, chloroplastic, translating into MSMLSPLPSCFNLRNQPWLPSSLLLKPCLLPNLRFYSHRNKKNLTSFSVSAQSSAFDLSPPPIDHDFLDTVETAGAEVSEEGIIETFRNDEEALDAADNGVVVVDLSHFGRIRVSGDDRVKFLHNQSTANFESLQAGQGCDTVFVTPTARTIDIAHAWIMKSAITLVVSPETCRTITEMLNKYIFFADKVEIQDITKKTSLFVLVGPKSGQVMENLNLGDLVGKPYGTHQHFYVDEQPITIGVGNIISEGGFSLMMSPAAAPSVWKAILAQGAVAMGSNAWNKLRVIQGRPAPGMELTNEFNVLEAHLWNSISINKGCYKGQETIARLITYDGVKQRLWGFHLSAAAEPGSIITVDGKKVGKLTSYTSGRKQSEHFGLGYIKKQAVSEGDSVIVGDNISGTVVEVPFLSRQRPLSASSNS
- the LOC131603297 gene encoding probable receptor-like protein kinase At1g11050, whose protein sequence is MEFILVLFMIFVVSTNSNSVAASPSTNNSLCPVDMNYVLTVPWNTSTCLTQNKPQTSLCCQTLLSLFGIALAQNLNKNSLFQLPNLSTSTSCLQDFQTKLTSLSLHNDLVSSCFDPLQFVITPNICARIQSKQDWFSSVGPESLFNTSCKQDLSVSTNCDACVDQGLKVQEKLNQIDGNSSHSKDCFYFTILYIAGVVNQFGPENIGVMSCILELPLNSQVVSRKKSHHALVFGLIGASVAFMVIMFSLLGFYFWHTGWLKRKRTGNFLSHADPREQRSILRFRPNTGSIWIKFDELVKATDNFSLQNFIGRGGFGMVYKGILSDGTTVAVKRIEESDFQGDDEFYTEVEIISKLKHRNLVPLRGCCVVDEDHNQEHRNRYLVYDYMPNGNLEDHLFPSMVNENENKLLTWPRRKNIILDVAIGLVYLHFGVKPAIYHRDIKATNILLDAEMRARVADFGLAKESSESRSQLNTRVAGTYGYLAPEYALYGQLSEKSDVYSFGVVVLEVMCGRKALELSSSGTPSFLITDWVWSLMKAGNLAEALDGSMLVDDGESNGRNIMERFLVVGILCCHVIADSRPTILDALKMLEGDIEVPSIPDRPMTLENHMFINGD